A single genomic interval of Prionailurus viverrinus isolate Anna chromosome A2, UM_Priviv_1.0, whole genome shotgun sequence harbors:
- the CHCHD4 gene encoding mitochondrial intermembrane space import and assembly protein 40 — MAYCRQEGKDRIIFVTKEDHETPSNAELVADDPNDPYEEHGLILPNGDINWNCPCLGGMASGPCGEQFKSAFSCFHYSTEDVKGSDCVDQFRAMQECMQKYPDLYPQEDEEEEEEEKKPAERLEETAPTEATATKEEEGSS; from the exons ATGGCCTACTGCCGGCAGGAAG GGAAGGATCGAATCATATTTGTGACCAAAGAAGACCATGAAACCCCAAGCAATGCAGAGCTGGTGGCTGATGACCCCAACGACCCATATGAGGAGCATG GATTGATCCTGCCAAATGGAGACATTAACTGGAACTGCCCGTGCCTTGGGGGAATGGCCAGTGGCCCCTGTGGGGAACAGTTCAAGTCGGCCTTTTCCTGCTTCCACTATAGCACAGAGGATGTCAAGGGGTCAGACTGTGTAGACCAGTTCCGGGCCATGCAGGAATGCATGCAGAAATACCCTGACCTCTATCCtcaggaggacgaggaggaggaggaggaggagaagaagccaGCAGAACGTTTAGAAGAGACAGCTCCCACTGAGGCCACTGCAACCAAAGAAGAGGAGGGGTCAAGCTAA